From a single Pempheris klunzingeri isolate RE-2024b chromosome 2, fPemKlu1.hap1, whole genome shotgun sequence genomic region:
- the LOC139214477 gene encoding RNA-binding protein 38-like, with protein MLLHQFMNGALEVMHPTTLQKDTTFTKIFVGGLPYHTNDASLRKYFEAFGDIDEAVVITDRQTGKSRGYGFVTMTDRGAAERACKDPNPIIDGRKANVNLAYLGAKPRSIQTGISIGVQPIHPALFQRQYGMAQQYMYPQAFVQPSLVLPTQVSTSVSSSPYLDYNAAYTQYAQAAFEQQYPYAASPAGFLGYSYATSPTATGPAAAATAPATVHPTLPSAGGPASAFLHYAPQQHIQPDRMQ; from the exons ATGCTTCTGCATCAGTTCATGAACGGAGCCCTGGAAGTCATGCATCCCACGACGCTGCAGAAAGACACTACTTTTACCAAGATCTTTGTCGGAGGGCTGCCCTACCACACGAACGACGCCTCGCTGAGGAAATACTTCGAGGCCTTTGGGGACATTGACGAGGCTGTGGTGATAACGGACAGGCAGACCGGCAAATCCAGGGGATACGGCTTT GTGACCATGACAGAccgaggagcagcagagagagcctGCAAGGACCCCAACCCCATAATCGACGGCAGGAAGGCCAACGTCAACCTGGCCTACCTGGGCGCCAAACCTCGCAGCATACAGACAG GCATATCCATCGGAGTGCAGCCCATTCACCCAGCACTTTTCCAGAGGCAGTATGG gatGGCCCAGCAGTACATGTATCCACAAGCCTTTGTGCAGCCCAGCCTGGTGCTGCCCACTCAGGTTTCCACCTCCGTCAGCTCCAGCCCCTACCTGGACTACAACGCCGCCTACACCCAGTACGCCCAGGCAGCCTTTGAGCAGCAGTACCCGTACGCCGCCTCCCCAGCCGGCTTCCTGGGCTACAGCTACGCCACCAGCCCCACAGCCACCGGTCCGGCCGCCGCCGCCACAGCTCCGGCCACGGtccaccccaccctcccctcgGCGGGCGGGCCGGCGTCGGCCTTCCTGCACTACGCCCCGCAGCAGCACATCCAGCCGGACCGCATGCAGTGA
- the rae1 gene encoding mRNA export factor isoform X1, with translation MSLFGTNTGFGTGGTGVFGNTTTDSHNPMKDVEVTSPPDDSISCLAFSPPTMPGNFLIGGSWANDVRCWEVQDNGQTVPKAQQMHTGPVLDACWSDDGSKVFTASCDKTAKMWDLNSNQAMQIAQHDGPIKAIHWIKAPNYSCIMTGSWDKTLKFWDTRSPNPMMSLQMPERCYCADVVYPMAVVATAERGLIVYQLENQPSEFRRIDSPLKHQHRCVAIFKDKQNKPTGFALGSIEGRVAIHYINPPNPAKDNFTFKCHRSNGTNTTTPQDIYAVNAISFHPVHGTLATVGSDGRFSFWDKDARTKLKTSEQLDQPITACCFNHNGNIFAYASSYDWSKGHEYYNPQKKNYIFLRNAAEELKPRNKKW, from the exons ATGAGTTTATTTGGGACAAACACCGGCTTCGGAACAGGAGGGACCGGTGTGTTTGGAAACACGACGACAGACAGCCACAATCCCATGAAG GATGTTGAAGTGACTTCGCCTCCAGATGACAGCATCAGCTGTCTGGCTTTCAGCCCCCCCACCATGCCAGGGAACTTCCTCATCGGAGGATCCTGGGCCAACGAT GTCCGGTGTTGGGAGGTGCAGGACAACGGACAGACCGTCCCCAAAGCCCAACAGATGCACACGGGTCCAGTGCTGGATGCCTGCTGGAGCGAT GACGGGAGCAAAGTCTTCACTGCTTCCTGTGACAAAACAGCCAAGATGTGGGATCTTAACAGCAATCAAGCCATGCAGATTGCTCAG CACGACGGCCCGATCAAAGCAATCCACTGGATAAAAGCCCCAAACTACAGCTGCATCATGACGGGCAGTTGGGACAAAACGTTGAAG TTCTGGGACACCCGCTCTCCCAATCCCATGATGTCTCTGCAGATGCCAGAGAGGTGCTACTGTGCAGACGTT GTATACCCCATGGCGGTGGTTGCCACAGCCGAGAGAGGCCTGATAGTTTACCAGCTGGAGAACCAGCCCTCTGAGTTTCGTAGAATAGACTCTCCTCTCAAACATCAG CACCGCTGTGTCGCCATATTCAAGGACAAGCAGAACAAACCCACAGGCTTTGCACTGGGAAGCATCGAGGGCCGAGTGGCCATCCACTACATCAACCCTCCAAACCC AGCCAAAGACAACTTCACCTTTAAGTGCCACAGGTCCAATGGAACCAACACAACCACCCCGCAGGACATCTACGCT GTGAATGCTATCTCCTTCCATCCTGTCCACGGCACGCTGGCTACTGTGGGCTCAGACGGACGCTTCAGCTTCTGGGACAAAGACGCCCGCACCAAGTTGAAGACCTCGGAGCAGCTCGACCAGCCCATTACGGCGTGCTGCTTCAACCACAACGGCAACATCTTTGCATATGCTTCCAGTTACGACTGGTCGAAG GGCCACGAGTACTACAACCCCCAGAAAAAGAACTACATCTTCCTGAGGAACGCCGCCGAGGAGCTGAAGCCTCGGAACAAGAAATGGTGA
- the rae1 gene encoding mRNA export factor isoform X2 has protein sequence MSLFGTNTGFGTGGTGVFGNTTTDSHNPMKDVEVTSPPDDSISCLAFSPPTMPGNFLIGGSWANDVRCWEVQDNGQTVPKAQQMHTGPVLDACWSDDGSKVFTASCDKTAKMWDLNSNQAMQIAQHDGPIKAIHWIKAPNYSCIMTGSWDKTLKFWDTRSPNPMMSLQMPERCYCADVVYPMAVVATAERGLIVYQLENQPSEFRRIDSPLKHQHRCVAIFKDKQNKPTGFALGSIEGRVAIHYINPPNPAKDNFTFKCHRSNGTNTTTPQDIYAVNAISFHPVHGTLATVGSDGRFSFWDKDARTKLKTSEQLDQPITACCFNHNGNIFAYASSYDWSKGHEYYNPQKKNYIFLRNAAEELKPRNKK, from the exons ATGAGTTTATTTGGGACAAACACCGGCTTCGGAACAGGAGGGACCGGTGTGTTTGGAAACACGACGACAGACAGCCACAATCCCATGAAG GATGTTGAAGTGACTTCGCCTCCAGATGACAGCATCAGCTGTCTGGCTTTCAGCCCCCCCACCATGCCAGGGAACTTCCTCATCGGAGGATCCTGGGCCAACGAT GTCCGGTGTTGGGAGGTGCAGGACAACGGACAGACCGTCCCCAAAGCCCAACAGATGCACACGGGTCCAGTGCTGGATGCCTGCTGGAGCGAT GACGGGAGCAAAGTCTTCACTGCTTCCTGTGACAAAACAGCCAAGATGTGGGATCTTAACAGCAATCAAGCCATGCAGATTGCTCAG CACGACGGCCCGATCAAAGCAATCCACTGGATAAAAGCCCCAAACTACAGCTGCATCATGACGGGCAGTTGGGACAAAACGTTGAAG TTCTGGGACACCCGCTCTCCCAATCCCATGATGTCTCTGCAGATGCCAGAGAGGTGCTACTGTGCAGACGTT GTATACCCCATGGCGGTGGTTGCCACAGCCGAGAGAGGCCTGATAGTTTACCAGCTGGAGAACCAGCCCTCTGAGTTTCGTAGAATAGACTCTCCTCTCAAACATCAG CACCGCTGTGTCGCCATATTCAAGGACAAGCAGAACAAACCCACAGGCTTTGCACTGGGAAGCATCGAGGGCCGAGTGGCCATCCACTACATCAACCCTCCAAACCC AGCCAAAGACAACTTCACCTTTAAGTGCCACAGGTCCAATGGAACCAACACAACCACCCCGCAGGACATCTACGCT GTGAATGCTATCTCCTTCCATCCTGTCCACGGCACGCTGGCTACTGTGGGCTCAGACGGACGCTTCAGCTTCTGGGACAAAGACGCCCGCACCAAGTTGAAGACCTCGGAGCAGCTCGACCAGCCCATTACGGCGTGCTGCTTCAACCACAACGGCAACATCTTTGCATATGCTTCCAGTTACGACTGGTCGAAG GGCCACGAGTACTACAACCCCCAGAAAAAGAACTACATCTTCCTGAGGAACGCCGCCGAGGAGCTGAAGCCTCGGAACAAGAAATG A